In a single window of the Bacillus clarus genome:
- the xseA gene encoding exodeoxyribonuclease VII large subunit: protein MEKQYLTVTALTRYIKTKIEYDPHLQSVWLKGEISNFKYHSRGHMYFTLKDENARIAAVMFAGHNRNIKFRPENGMKVLVKGKISVYEASGSYQIYIQDMQPDGVGNLHLAYEQLKVRLEEEGLFSRVYKQQIPAYAKTIGVITSPTGAAIRDIITTIKRRYPIGNVIVFPVLVQGESAAPSIVQAIHTANEMGDIDVLIVGRGGGSIEELWAFNEEMVARAIFASKIPIISAVGHETDFTIADFVADLRAPTPTAAAELAAPNILELQEKVLQRTLRLQRAMREMVHKKQEKLQVLQKSYAFRYPRQVYEQKEEQLDRALEQLVLAKERYIDKKVNQLKQLSFYLEKHHPSQKIMQTKTAIETLQKQLQREMQTVLQTKEFAFVRAAQKLEALSPLKVMMRGYGLVYSEEKQVLKSVKDVGLGDAVSVQLQDGILDCNVSGIEERELNNGK from the coding sequence ATGGAGAAGCAATATTTAACCGTTACAGCATTAACACGCTATATAAAAACGAAAATAGAGTATGACCCGCATTTGCAGTCTGTTTGGTTAAAAGGTGAAATTTCAAACTTTAAATATCATAGCCGTGGTCATATGTATTTCACATTGAAAGATGAAAATGCAAGAATCGCAGCGGTTATGTTTGCGGGTCATAATCGTAATATTAAATTCAGGCCAGAGAATGGAATGAAGGTACTTGTAAAAGGGAAAATCTCTGTTTACGAGGCGAGTGGTTCTTATCAAATTTATATTCAAGATATGCAGCCTGATGGTGTAGGAAATCTACACTTAGCATATGAACAGTTAAAGGTTCGATTAGAGGAAGAAGGATTGTTTTCGCGAGTTTATAAGCAACAGATTCCTGCATATGCAAAAACAATTGGTGTCATTACTTCACCGACAGGTGCAGCAATTCGAGATATTATAACAACGATTAAACGGCGTTATCCAATTGGAAATGTCATTGTATTTCCAGTACTTGTACAAGGGGAGTCAGCGGCTCCCTCAATTGTACAAGCTATTCATACAGCGAATGAAATGGGAGATATAGATGTATTAATTGTTGGGCGTGGTGGTGGCTCGATTGAAGAATTGTGGGCCTTTAACGAGGAAATGGTTGCAAGAGCAATCTTTGCAAGTAAGATTCCGATTATTTCAGCTGTAGGGCATGAAACAGACTTTACAATAGCTGATTTTGTTGCTGATTTACGTGCACCAACACCAACTGCAGCAGCGGAACTCGCAGCACCTAATATTCTTGAGTTACAAGAGAAAGTGTTACAAAGAACTCTCAGATTGCAAAGAGCGATGCGAGAGATGGTACATAAGAAACAAGAAAAATTACAAGTGTTGCAAAAGTCATATGCATTCCGTTATCCACGGCAAGTGTACGAGCAAAAGGAAGAGCAATTAGATCGTGCTCTTGAGCAACTTGTTTTAGCGAAAGAACGCTATATAGATAAAAAGGTAAATCAATTAAAGCAACTTTCATTTTACCTAGAGAAGCATCATCCCTCTCAAAAGATTATGCAAACGAAGACAGCGATAGAAACATTGCAAAAGCAATTGCAACGTGAAATGCAAACAGTATTGCAAACGAAAGAGTTTGCGTTTGTGAGAGCGGCTCAAAAACTGGAAGCTCTAAGTCCGCTTAAAGTAATGATGAGAGGATATGGGCTTGTATATAGTGAAGAGAAGCAAGTGTTAAAGAGTGTGAAAGATGTCGGCCTTGGAGATGCTGTTTCAGTTCAATTACAAGATGGAATACTAGATTGTAACGTATCAGGCATAGAGGAGCGTGAATTGAATAATGGAAAATAA
- the folD gene encoding bifunctional methylenetetrahydrofolate dehydrogenase/methenyltetrahydrofolate cyclohydrolase FolD: protein MVAVIIKGNEVAEKKRTQLKEEVVKLKEQGIVPGLAVILVGEDPASRSYVKGKEKGCEQVGIYSELIEFPETITEERLLAEIDRLNEDDRINGILVQLPVPKHIEEKAIIERISPEKDVDGFHPISVGRMMTGQDTFLPCTPHGILELVKETNLDISGKHVVVIGRSNIVGKPVGQLFLNENATVTYCHSKTKNIKELCKLADILIVAVGRPKMVTAEYIKEGAVVIDVGVNRLETGKLCGDVDFDNVLDVAGYITPVPKGVGPMTITMLLHNTVESAKRAGVVCN from the coding sequence ATGGTAGCAGTAATCATCAAAGGAAATGAAGTTGCGGAGAAAAAACGAACACAATTAAAAGAAGAAGTTGTGAAGTTGAAAGAGCAAGGGATTGTACCAGGATTAGCAGTTATTTTAGTTGGAGAAGATCCAGCTTCTCGTTCTTACGTAAAAGGGAAAGAGAAGGGCTGTGAGCAAGTTGGGATTTATTCAGAGCTAATTGAATTTCCAGAGACGATTACAGAGGAGCGTTTGCTTGCTGAGATTGATCGCTTAAATGAGGATGACCGTATTAATGGCATATTAGTGCAATTACCTGTACCAAAACATATTGAAGAGAAAGCTATCATTGAAAGAATTTCACCTGAAAAGGATGTAGACGGATTTCACCCAATCAGCGTGGGCCGTATGATGACGGGGCAAGATACATTTCTCCCGTGTACACCACATGGCATTTTGGAATTAGTGAAAGAAACAAATCTTGATATTTCCGGAAAACATGTTGTTGTAATTGGAAGAAGTAATATTGTTGGAAAGCCAGTAGGACAGCTGTTTTTAAATGAAAATGCAACTGTGACGTACTGTCATTCTAAAACGAAAAACATAAAAGAATTGTGTAAGTTAGCTGATATTTTAATTGTAGCTGTTGGAAGACCAAAAATGGTAACAGCTGAGTATATAAAAGAAGGCGCAGTTGTAATTGATGTTGGGGTTAACCGTTTGGAAACAGGCAAGCTTTGTGGCGATGTTGACTTCGACAATGTATTAGACGTTGCAGGTTACATTACACCGGTACCAAAGGGAGTCGGTCCAATGACGATTACAATGCTGCTTCATAACACAGTTGAATCTGCTAAACGTGCAGGTGTTGTTTGTAATTAA
- a CDS encoding SpoIIIAH-like family protein codes for MLKKQTVWLLTMLSLVVVLSVYYVTTPDKMNNAAPTASEKIGQEKQGTDKAVTKETTKETSKETSNKETDKKDGSKKETSKKDSNVTVQSSDENFTALRMQMEDQRSVEKEKLQNVINSAKSSAEEKSKAKDNFDAITTMETKEGLLETVIKSQGGYKDALVRADGTDIKVTVKATKHSQKEANKIIQLVRSEAGSKDVGVKFDPQTK; via the coding sequence GTGTTAAAAAAACAAACAGTTTGGTTATTAACGATGTTAAGTCTAGTTGTTGTGCTATCTGTTTACTATGTAACAACTCCTGATAAAATGAACAATGCGGCGCCAACAGCGAGCGAAAAGATTGGACAAGAAAAGCAAGGAACTGACAAAGCGGTTACAAAAGAGACAACGAAAGAAACATCAAAAGAAACTTCAAATAAAGAAACAGATAAAAAGGATGGTAGTAAAAAAGAAACAAGCAAAAAAGACAGCAACGTAACGGTTCAATCCAGTGATGAAAATTTCACAGCTCTACGTATGCAAATGGAAGATCAACGTAGTGTGGAGAAAGAAAAGTTGCAAAATGTAATTAATTCAGCGAAATCTTCAGCAGAAGAAAAGAGCAAAGCAAAGGATAATTTTGATGCAATCACTACAATGGAAACAAAAGAAGGATTGCTTGAAACAGTTATAAAATCTCAAGGTGGATACAAAGATGCTCTTGTAAGGGCGGATGGAACTGATATTAAAGTCACAGTAAAAGCAACAAAGCATTCGCAAAAAGAAGCAAATAAAATTATTCAACTTGTAAGAAGTGAAGCTGGTTCAAAAGATGTAGGTGTGAAGTTTGATCCACAGACAAAATAA
- the accC gene encoding acetyl-CoA carboxylase biotin carboxylase subunit codes for MIKKVLIANRGEIAVRIIRACKEMNIETVAIYSEADKESLHVQIADEAYCVGPTISKESYLNLTNIISVAKLTGCDAIHPGYGFLAENADFAELCRECNLIFIGPSPEAISKMGTKDVARDTMKEAGVPIVPGSQGIIKNTEEAIKLANQIGYPVIIKATAGGGGKGIRVARDEEELVKGIQITQQEASTAFGNPGVYLEKYVEDFRHVEIQIMADTHGNAIHLGERDCTIQRRLQKLLEESPSPALDENIRKQMGDAAVKAAVAVDYTGAGTVEFIYEYKTKSFYFMEMNTRIQVEHPVTEMVTGMDLIKEQIRVASGEKLLLQQEEVQFNGWAIECRINAENPAKKFMPSPGKVEMYLPPGGFGIRVDSAVYPGYSIPPFYDSMVAKLIVHGKTREEAIAKMKRALSEFVIEGVHTTIPFHLQLLDHPDFVKGEFNTKFLEEHELVTQ; via the coding sequence ATGATAAAAAAAGTATTAATAGCTAATCGTGGGGAAATTGCGGTACGAATTATTCGTGCTTGCAAAGAAATGAATATTGAAACAGTTGCTATTTATTCAGAAGCAGATAAAGAGTCACTTCATGTGCAAATTGCAGATGAAGCATATTGCGTTGGGCCAACGATTTCGAAAGAAAGCTATTTAAATCTAACAAATATTATAAGTGTTGCAAAATTAACAGGGTGTGATGCAATCCATCCTGGGTATGGTTTTTTAGCGGAGAATGCAGATTTTGCAGAGTTATGCCGTGAATGTAATTTGATTTTTATCGGTCCGAGTCCAGAAGCTATTTCAAAGATGGGCACAAAAGACGTTGCTCGTGATACAATGAAAGAAGCAGGGGTTCCGATTGTACCAGGTTCACAAGGGATTATTAAAAATACCGAAGAAGCGATTAAGCTTGCTAATCAAATTGGATATCCTGTTATTATTAAAGCGACTGCTGGTGGTGGCGGAAAAGGTATTCGTGTTGCACGCGATGAAGAGGAGCTTGTGAAAGGAATTCAAATTACACAGCAAGAAGCTAGTACCGCTTTTGGGAACCCTGGTGTATACTTAGAGAAGTACGTTGAAGATTTCCGCCATGTTGAGATTCAAATAATGGCAGATACACATGGAAATGCCATTCATTTAGGAGAGCGTGATTGTACAATTCAGCGCCGTTTGCAAAAGTTATTAGAAGAGAGTCCATCGCCTGCACTTGATGAAAATATTCGCAAGCAAATGGGTGATGCGGCGGTGAAAGCAGCGGTAGCGGTTGATTATACAGGTGCTGGTACAGTTGAGTTTATTTATGAATATAAAACGAAAAGCTTTTATTTCATGGAGATGAACACGCGAATTCAAGTTGAACATCCGGTTACTGAAATGGTCACAGGGATGGATTTAATTAAAGAACAAATTCGTGTTGCTTCTGGAGAAAAGTTATTGTTACAGCAAGAAGAAGTACAATTTAATGGTTGGGCAATTGAATGTCGAATTAATGCGGAAAACCCTGCCAAAAAATTTATGCCATCTCCAGGTAAAGTGGAAATGTACTTACCACCAGGCGGATTTGGTATTCGCGTCGATTCAGCTGTTTATCCAGGGTATTCAATTCCACCTTTCTATGATTCGATGGTTGCCAAATTAATTGTTCACGGAAAAACACGTGAAGAAGCAATTGCAAAAATGAAGCGAGCGCTCAGTGAATTTGTCATTGAAGGCGTACATACAACAATCCCGTTCCATTTGCAATTGCTAGATCATCCTGATTTTGTAAAAGGTGAATTTAACACGAAATTTTTGGAAGAGCATGAACTTGTGACGCAGTGA
- a CDS encoding Asp23/Gls24 family envelope stress response protein, whose product MAEHMLDMGQDTTLGKVEIAPEVIEVIAGIAAAEVDGVAAMRGNFATDVVEKLGKKNHGKGVKVELANEDIIVDLYVVMYFGVAIPVVAQKIQDNIRQALFTMTGLEPKEVNVHIVGVTFETQKTEIEPV is encoded by the coding sequence ATGGCTGAACATATGTTAGATATGGGTCAAGATACAACTCTTGGAAAAGTAGAAATTGCACCAGAAGTAATTGAAGTAATTGCAGGTATTGCGGCTGCTGAAGTAGATGGTGTCGCGGCAATGCGTGGTAATTTTGCTACAGATGTTGTTGAGAAGTTAGGTAAGAAAAATCATGGTAAAGGTGTAAAGGTTGAATTAGCGAACGAAGATATTATCGTTGACCTTTATGTTGTTATGTATTTTGGTGTAGCAATTCCAGTTGTTGCACAAAAAATTCAAGATAACATTCGCCAAGCGCTCTTTACAATGACAGGTCTTGAGCCAAAAGAAGTGAATGTTCACATCGTTGGCGTAACATTCGAAACACAAAAAACAGAAATCGAACCAGTGTAA
- the spoIIIAF gene encoding stage III sporulation protein AF: MQFVTEWIRNIIVFLLLATMLHLILPNSNLQKYVKFVVSLLLVVLILTPLFKLLQTDVNEVIANFNQEKYVTDGSVKNSIDSKKKEIQALTRAYSLEEMAVKMKKEVGKEFEKKYGMTVSEIQIVATEHTEEVKAAKDIQSVVVTLKEKERDKNDAIETVKPIEINTKESPEKVEETNVEMKEFFSNQWQLEDKQIQVQMEGRTGRVNGQ, encoded by the coding sequence GTGCAATTTGTTACGGAGTGGATTAGAAACATTATCGTTTTTTTACTCTTAGCGACAATGCTTCATCTCATTCTTCCTAATTCAAATTTACAAAAGTATGTCAAATTTGTTGTAAGTCTACTATTAGTAGTATTAATTTTAACGCCGCTCTTTAAATTGTTACAGACAGATGTGAATGAAGTGATTGCAAATTTTAATCAAGAAAAGTATGTGACAGATGGATCAGTAAAAAATTCAATTGATTCGAAGAAAAAAGAAATACAAGCTCTAACACGTGCATATAGTTTAGAAGAGATGGCTGTCAAAATGAAAAAAGAAGTTGGAAAAGAATTTGAGAAAAAATATGGTATGACAGTCTCTGAAATACAAATAGTCGCAACGGAACATACAGAAGAAGTAAAAGCAGCGAAGGATATTCAATCTGTTGTTGTGACATTAAAAGAAAAAGAACGCGATAAAAATGATGCAATTGAAACGGTAAAACCTATTGAAATTAATACGAAAGAATCACCGGAAAAAGTAGAAGAAACGAATGTAGAAATGAAAGAGTTCTTTTCAAACCAGTGGCAGCTAGAGGATAAACAAATCCAAGTTCAAATGGAAGGGAGGACAGGTAGAGTAAATGGACAATAA
- the spoIIIAE gene encoding stage III sporulation protein AE, whose product MLRRFGTKLLFACFLFFSLPIVVQASPIETNVVDQQLDKLGIEDVKQFWDGIVTKYGGYLPESQKGSFMEFVKGEKEFSIKEWMIGLLKYLFHELVANGKLLGTLIMLTIFSALLQSLQSAFSKSSVSKIADAVVYMVLIIFALNSFYVVMMYARETIQTMVDFILALLPILLALIATGGGVVSVSFFHPIIIFLMNTSGLLMNYIVLPLLLLATILSIVSTMSDQYKVTKLSKLLQNVSVGIIGIFLTIFLGVLSVQGTATAVADGIAVKTAKFVTGNFIPVVGRMFTEAADTVISASGLLKNTVGIIGLVILCLIVAFPAIQIFCIAFIYKFAAAVLQPVGGGAIIQCLDIIGRSIIYVFACLAIVSFMFFLSITIIIAAGNITLMMR is encoded by the coding sequence ATGTTGCGAAGGTTTGGAACTAAGCTACTGTTTGCTTGCTTCCTTTTCTTTTCTTTACCAATTGTCGTACAAGCTTCTCCTATAGAAACGAACGTCGTAGACCAGCAATTGGATAAGCTTGGAATTGAAGATGTGAAGCAATTTTGGGACGGGATTGTTACAAAATATGGAGGCTATTTGCCAGAGAGTCAAAAGGGAAGTTTTATGGAATTTGTAAAGGGAGAAAAAGAGTTTTCCATAAAGGAATGGATGATAGGACTATTAAAATATTTATTCCACGAACTGGTTGCAAACGGGAAGTTGCTTGGAACGCTCATTATGCTCACAATTTTTAGTGCGTTACTCCAATCTTTACAGTCTGCTTTTTCAAAGAGTAGTGTTAGTAAAATTGCAGATGCTGTTGTATATATGGTACTCATTATTTTCGCTTTAAATAGTTTTTATGTCGTAATGATGTATGCGAGAGAAACAATTCAAACGATGGTAGATTTCATATTAGCTCTATTACCAATTCTACTTGCACTTATAGCGACAGGTGGCGGAGTTGTATCTGTATCATTCTTCCACCCAATTATCATTTTCTTAATGAATACGAGTGGGCTACTTATGAACTATATCGTTCTCCCACTTTTATTACTCGCAACTATTTTGAGCATTGTAAGTACGATGAGTGATCAATACAAAGTTACGAAATTGTCCAAGCTCTTGCAAAACGTAAGTGTTGGGATTATTGGTATCTTTTTGACGATATTTTTAGGTGTATTATCTGTACAAGGAACAGCCACGGCAGTGGCGGATGGGATAGCTGTGAAAACAGCTAAGTTTGTAACAGGAAACTTTATTCCTGTAGTAGGAAGAATGTTTACTGAAGCAGCAGATACGGTTATTAGTGCATCTGGATTATTAAAAAATACGGTTGGAATTATTGGACTTGTCATCTTATGTTTAATTGTTGCTTTTCCTGCGATCCAAATTTTTTGTATCGCATTTATTTATAAGTTCGCAGCGGCAGTATTACAGCCGGTTGGCGGGGGAGCTATTATTCAATGTTTAGACATTATCGGCCGAAGTATCATTTACGTATTCGCTTGCTTAGCTATCGTATCTTTCATGTTCTTTTTAAGTATTACCATTATTATTGCTGCAGGGAACATTACGCTGATGATGCGATAG
- the spoIIIAG gene encoding stage III sporulation protein AG, whose protein sequence is MDNKDKNSKLSFFRNLLKGDEKDDKEKGKKVTPKFLLVLLILGILLMFSSNFFSTKKEEVPVFKEKTSTIQSSEKDVPTFGQKDNDNMSIVEKYEKAYEQELKSALEDISGVKDVSIEVNLDSSEEKILEKNTVKRSQTTGETDKTGGKREVEDESLDEKTVIIRQGDKETPIVLRTEKPKVRGVLVVARGVDNIQIKSMVKEAVTRMLDVPAHRVAVLPKKG, encoded by the coding sequence ATGGACAATAAAGATAAAAATTCGAAGCTTTCATTTTTTCGCAACTTATTAAAAGGGGACGAAAAAGATGATAAGGAAAAGGGGAAAAAGGTAACGCCTAAGTTTTTGCTTGTCCTACTAATACTTGGGATTTTGCTTATGTTTTCTAGTAATTTCTTTTCAACTAAAAAAGAAGAAGTGCCTGTGTTTAAAGAAAAGACAAGTACAATACAAAGTTCAGAAAAGGATGTCCCAACTTTCGGACAAAAGGATAATGATAATATGTCAATCGTAGAAAAATACGAAAAAGCATACGAGCAAGAATTGAAATCCGCATTAGAAGACATATCAGGAGTGAAAGATGTATCTATTGAAGTAAACCTAGACTCATCTGAAGAGAAAATACTTGAGAAAAATACTGTGAAGCGTTCACAAACAACAGGAGAAACGGATAAAACGGGTGGTAAAAGGGAAGTAGAGGACGAATCTCTCGATGAAAAGACAGTCATTATACGTCAAGGTGATAAAGAAACTCCAATTGTTTTACGAACAGAGAAGCCGAAAGTGCGTGGTGTTCTGGTCGTAGCAAGGGGAGTGGATAATATACAAATTAAATCAATGGTAAAAGAAGCGGTGACGCGTATGCTAGATGTACCAGCTCATCGCGTGGCAGTATTACCGAAAAAGGGATAG
- the spoIIIAD gene encoding stage III sporulation protein AD produces MQIVGLGLVATFLAAVLNQHKSSITSLFIVFIGSVMFLLLIDQIHSILQMIERVASEAKVSNVYVETLLKIIGIAYIAEFGAQITKDAGQGAIASKIELAGKILILVMAIPILTVVIETILGFLPTG; encoded by the coding sequence ATCCAAATTGTCGGATTGGGCCTCGTGGCTACTTTTTTAGCTGCTGTTTTAAACCAACATAAATCTAGTATTACATCTTTATTCATTGTATTCATTGGTAGCGTTATGTTTCTTTTATTAATTGATCAAATCCATTCCATTTTACAAATGATTGAGAGGGTGGCGAGCGAAGCGAAAGTTAGCAATGTGTACGTAGAAACATTATTGAAAATTATCGGCATTGCTTATATTGCTGAATTTGGAGCGCAAATTACAAAAGATGCTGGTCAAGGTGCAATTGCTTCAAAAATTGAATTAGCGGGAAAAATTTTAATTCTCGTTATGGCAATTCCGATTTTGACTGTTGTAATTGAAACAATTCTCGGATTTTTACCTACGGGATAA
- the nusB gene encoding N utilization substance protein NusB, whose translation MKRRTARERAMQALYQMDITGELEPKVAVENTLDEGEETNEFLESLVVGFVENKEAIDEAIRQNLKKWKLERISIVDRSILRVAVYEMKYMEEIPHNVTINEAIEIAKTFGDEESRRFINGVLSNIKETL comes from the coding sequence ATGAAACGTAGGACGGCCAGAGAAAGAGCCATGCAAGCATTATACCAAATGGATATTACCGGAGAATTAGAACCGAAAGTAGCGGTGGAAAACACGCTAGATGAAGGTGAAGAAACAAATGAGTTTTTAGAATCACTTGTTGTGGGATTTGTGGAAAACAAAGAAGCAATCGATGAAGCGATTCGTCAAAACTTAAAGAAGTGGAAACTAGAGCGTATTAGTATTGTGGATCGCAGTATTTTACGTGTCGCTGTGTATGAAATGAAATACATGGAAGAAATTCCACATAATGTAACAATTAACGAAGCAATTGAAATTGCTAAAACATTTGGGGATGAGGAATCTCGTCGTTTCATTAACGGCGTTTTATCTAATATAAAAGAGACACTGTAA
- the xseB gene encoding exodeoxyribonuclease VII small subunit, whose protein sequence is MENKLSFEEAISQLEHLVSKLEQGDVPLEEAISYFKEGMELSKLCDEKLKDVQEQMAVILGEDGELEPFTALGDEA, encoded by the coding sequence ATGGAAAATAAATTAAGCTTTGAAGAGGCAATTTCGCAGCTTGAACATCTCGTTTCTAAGCTTGAACAAGGTGATGTACCTTTAGAAGAAGCGATTTCATATTTTAAAGAAGGTATGGAATTATCTAAGCTTTGTGATGAGAAATTGAAAGATGTACAAGAACAAATGGCAGTTATCCTTGGGGAAGATGGAGAGCTTGAACCGTTTACTGCTTTAGGAGATGAAGCGTAG
- the accB gene encoding acetyl-CoA carboxylase biotin carboxyl carrier protein encodes MFKIQEVRELIKLIDSSNIDEFEYKKDGTTIKMKKRGNEVVTVQAPVVKQIAQPAAVEVETAVAAAQVEVPKQEEKKVVNNENLHKITSPMVGTFYASSSPDTPPYVSVGDRVSKDSIVCIVEAMKLFNEIDADVEGEIVEILVNNGQLVEYGQPLFLVKA; translated from the coding sequence ATGTTTAAAATTCAAGAAGTTCGTGAATTAATTAAATTAATTGATAGCTCTAATATTGATGAATTTGAATACAAAAAAGACGGTACAACAATCAAAATGAAAAAACGTGGTAATGAAGTCGTTACTGTGCAAGCACCTGTAGTGAAGCAAATAGCACAGCCAGCAGCTGTAGAAGTTGAAACAGCGGTAGCTGCAGCACAAGTAGAAGTGCCAAAACAAGAAGAGAAGAAAGTTGTGAATAATGAGAACCTACATAAAATCACTTCACCAATGGTAGGAACATTCTATGCTTCTTCTTCACCTGATACGCCTCCATATGTAAGTGTTGGAGACAGAGTATCAAAAGATTCTATCGTATGTATTGTTGAGGCAATGAAGTTGTTTAACGAGATTGATGCCGATGTAGAGGGAGAAATTGTTGAAATCCTCGTTAATAATGGACAACTTGTTGAGTATGGACAACCGCTATTTCTTGTAAAAGCGTAA
- the spoIIIAC gene encoding stage III sporulation protein AC has translation MSIDVGLIFQIAGIGIVLAFIHTVLKELKREDIANWVILVGFVVILFHVAFLINTLFDKIKSVFLFQ, from the coding sequence ATGTCCATTGATGTTGGATTAATATTTCAAATCGCCGGAATTGGCATTGTTTTAGCTTTCATTCATACCGTACTGAAAGAATTAAAGCGGGAAGATATTGCAAATTGGGTTATCCTTGTCGGTTTTGTCGTTATTTTATTTCATGTTGCATTTTTAATTAATACTTTGTTTGACAAGATAAAAAGTGTCTTTCTCTTCCAGTAA
- a CDS encoding DNA recombination protein RecO: MIWLILFLPAVIIWAVVLFIHVKSGKSNHHYHEPLIFYSQRISPFPIENAQENHKNEVEKSYRFR, translated from the coding sequence ATGATATGGCTCATTCTGTTCTTGCCAGCGGTAATCATTTGGGCAGTTGTCCTTTTCATCCACGTCAAATCTGGAAAAAGTAATCATCATTATCATGAACCTTTGATTTTTTACTCCCAGCGTATCTCTCCATTTCCAATTGAAAACGCTCAAGAAAACCACAAAAATGAAGTTGAAAAAAGCTATCGTTTTCGATAG
- a CDS encoding polyprenyl synthetase family protein, with the protein MAYVAFDTFVKESKTFVEEKLVSYANELQCPNVLREAMAYSLEAGGKRLRPLLLFATLQVFGKERDLGIGAACALEMIHTYSLIHDDLPCMDDDDLRRGKPTNHKVFGEAMAVLAGDGLLTYAFQVVTAYEHREIAPDKKLRLALELAKAAGPEGMVAGQVADMEAEGKRLTRNELEYIHKHKTGRLLEYAVLAGAILAGATQEQEEKLLSFAKYIGLAFQIRDDILDVEGTEEEIGKPIGSDASNEKSTYTTLFTIDEAKSILEETIAKAKDAIAPLQLQDEYLLSICDLIAKRNN; encoded by the coding sequence GTGGCATATGTAGCTTTTGATACTTTTGTGAAAGAGAGTAAAACTTTCGTAGAAGAGAAGCTTGTAAGCTATGCAAATGAATTACAATGTCCAAATGTGCTTCGTGAAGCGATGGCATATTCATTGGAAGCGGGTGGAAAGCGTCTCCGCCCGTTGCTTTTATTTGCAACTTTGCAAGTGTTCGGAAAAGAAAGAGATCTTGGGATAGGTGCAGCTTGTGCTCTTGAAATGATTCATACATATTCATTAATTCATGATGATTTACCATGTATGGACGATGATGATTTAAGGCGCGGAAAGCCAACGAATCATAAAGTATTTGGTGAAGCGATGGCAGTCTTAGCAGGGGATGGTTTGTTAACATATGCTTTTCAAGTTGTGACAGCGTATGAGCATAGAGAAATTGCTCCTGACAAGAAATTGAGACTTGCACTGGAACTCGCGAAAGCAGCTGGACCAGAAGGAATGGTTGCTGGACAAGTAGCGGATATGGAAGCAGAAGGAAAACGGCTTACACGTAATGAATTAGAATACATTCATAAGCATAAGACAGGAAGGCTGTTAGAATATGCTGTGCTTGCAGGTGCTATACTTGCGGGTGCTACGCAAGAACAAGAAGAAAAATTACTTTCATTTGCAAAATATATCGGTCTAGCTTTCCAAATTCGAGATGATATTCTCGATGTAGAAGGAACGGAAGAAGAGATTGGAAAGCCGATTGGTAGTGATGCTTCTAATGAAAAGAGCACATATACGACGTTATTTACAATAGATGAGGCGAAGTCTATCTTAGAAGAAACGATTGCGAAAGCGAAAGATGCTATCGCGCCTTTACAATTACAAGATGAATATTTATTATCCATTTGTGATTTAATCGCAAAACGTAATAACTAA